In Vicingaceae bacterium, the following proteins share a genomic window:
- the asd gene encoding aspartate-semialdehyde dehydrogenase, whose translation MKVAVVGATGLVGQTMIKVLEERNFPVTELIPVASEKSYGKEINFKGRSYKIVSLNEAVEKKPQLALFSAGSSVSLEWAPRFAENGTTVIDNSSAWRMDPSKKLIVPEVNAHVLTSEDKIIANPNCSTIQMVVVLKPLHQKYTIKRVVVSTYQSVTGTGKNAVDQLMNERSGKKGEMAYPYPIDLNLLPHIDVFMDNGYTKEEMKMVNETKKIMGDDSIAVTATAVRVPVIGGHSESVNITFEKDFHLEEIYEILKNTPGVVVKDQPEMNVYPMPLYSKDKDEVFVGRIRRDYSWPNSLNLWIVADNLRKGAATNAIQIAEYLIANKLI comes from the coding sequence ATGAAAGTTGCAGTAGTAGGTGCTACCGGTCTTGTGGGGCAGACCATGATAAAAGTGTTGGAGGAAAGAAACTTCCCCGTTACAGAATTGATTCCGGTGGCATCGGAAAAATCATACGGTAAAGAAATAAATTTTAAAGGTAGGTCATATAAAATTGTATCGCTTAACGAGGCAGTTGAGAAAAAACCGCAGTTGGCATTATTTTCGGCCGGAAGCAGTGTGTCGTTGGAATGGGCACCACGCTTTGCCGAAAATGGAACGACAGTGATTGACAACTCTTCGGCATGGAGGATGGATCCGTCAAAAAAATTGATTGTGCCGGAAGTTAATGCGCATGTGTTGACATCGGAAGATAAAATCATTGCCAATCCTAATTGTTCCACTATACAAATGGTTGTGGTGCTAAAACCATTGCATCAAAAATATACCATCAAGAGAGTAGTGGTGTCTACTTATCAAAGTGTGACGGGAACCGGTAAAAATGCTGTGGATCAATTGATGAATGAAAGATCGGGTAAAAAGGGAGAAATGGCTTATCCTTATCCGATAGACCTGAACTTGTTGCCACATATCGACGTGTTTATGGATAACGGATATACAAAAGAAGAAATGAAAATGGTGAATGAGACCAAAAAAATCATGGGAGACGATTCGATTGCCGTTACGGCCACTGCGGTCAGGGTGCCTGTTATCGGAGGGCATTCTGAGAGTGTGAACATTACGTTTGAAAAAGATTTTCATTTAGAAGAAATATACGAAATATTGAAAAATACTCCCGGAGTTGTGGTCAAAGATCAACCGGAGATGAATGTTTATCCGATGCCTTTATACAGCAAAGACAAGGATGAGGTTTTTGTCGGACGGATAAGAAGGGATTATAGTTGGCCAAATTCGTTGAATCTGTGGATAGTTGCCGACAATTTGAGAAAAGGTGCAGCCACCAATGCCATTCAAATTGCAGAATATTTGATCGCCAACAAATTGATTTGA
- a CDS encoding noncanonical pyrimidine nucleotidase, YjjG family protein — protein sequence MMKYQHILFDLDRTLWDFETNSKLTILEIFDELQLNKYACFEEFYPAYLSINQKLWQLYREGKIGKEHLRTERFRLTLAKFKIHNPSMAEEFADEYIKRSPMKTSLLPGTYEILQYLSHKGYLLHIATNGFKEVQWIKLKNCRIHHFFQHVFISEIIGYNKPDLRFFKYTLKRLNTPAEKIVMIGDDYEADIEGSRNAGIDQIYFSPHDQRKATYHIRNLFELQKIL from the coding sequence ATGATGAAATATCAACACATATTGTTTGATTTGGACCGGACATTGTGGGATTTTGAGACAAATTCAAAACTCACAATTTTAGAAATTTTCGATGAATTGCAATTAAACAAATATGCCTGTTTTGAAGAGTTTTATCCGGCATATCTTTCGATAAATCAAAAACTTTGGCAACTATACCGTGAAGGCAAAATTGGCAAGGAGCATCTTCGCACCGAAAGATTCCGGTTGACCCTTGCAAAATTCAAAATTCACAACCCGTCCATGGCTGAAGAATTTGCCGACGAATACATTAAACGTTCGCCAATGAAAACTTCATTGTTGCCCGGCACTTATGAAATCTTGCAATATCTTTCTCATAAGGGCTATTTATTGCACATTGCTACCAATGGTTTCAAAGAAGTGCAATGGATAAAACTAAAAAATTGCAGAATTCATCATTTCTTTCAGCATGTCTTTATTTCCGAAATAATCGGTTACAATAAACCGGATTTGCGTTTTTTCAAATATACGCTCAAACGACTGAATACTCCGGCAGAAAAAATTGTTATGATTGGCGACGACTACGAAGCTGATATCGAAGGATCAAGAAATGCCGGTATCGATCAAATATACTTCAGCCCTCATGACCAACGAAAAGCCACTTACCACATTAGAAATTTATTCGAACTTCAAAAAATACTGTAG
- a CDS encoding phosphoesterase, translated as MKKIFLLSDTHGFIDPHFIKHMQSADEIWHAGDIGNAGILDQLNKIKPVRAVYGNIDGNDVRKLCKEYEFIELDGFSFLLIHIAGTFGKYNNKTQTLIKQYKPQALICGHSHILKVAYDKKFDLLYINPGAAGNYGFHKQKTALTFTCHDGKITNLSIIEINRQC; from the coding sequence ATGAAAAAAATTTTTCTTCTAAGCGACACACATGGCTTTATTGATCCACATTTCATAAAACACATGCAATCTGCCGATGAAATTTGGCACGCAGGAGATATTGGCAATGCCGGCATCCTGGACCAACTCAACAAAATCAAACCCGTCAGAGCTGTTTATGGAAATATTGACGGCAATGATGTCCGGAAATTATGCAAAGAATATGAATTTATCGAACTCGACGGCTTCAGTTTTCTGTTGATTCACATTGCCGGAACATTTGGCAAATACAACAACAAAACTCAAACACTCATCAAGCAATATAAACCCCAAGCACTCATTTGCGGCCATTCGCATATTCTCAAAGTGGCTTATGACAAGAAATTTGACCTTTTATACATCAATCCCGGAGCTGCCGGAAATTATGGTTTTCATAAACAAAAAACTGCGCTTACATTCACTTGTCATGACGGTAAAATCACCAATCTTTCCATTATTGAAATAAACCGCCAATGTTAA